In Nocardia asteroides, the following proteins share a genomic window:
- a CDS encoding glycoside hydrolase family 18 protein has product MRGKWHGWSWWTRGAVIALMLLVVLATPVVVAVAYLLGKNVGEQSEQARSRGMDAFWLGHAWVDGRKTDADVDQLAILLAGTGIRDLYVHTGPLEHDGSLRDELAPRAAWFVGAVHAKLPGIRVQSWLGDVVQPEFDGLDVESVASRERVVASARRVLAYGFDGVHYDLEPVRSGSPGFLALLDATRTVTAAAGVRLSVSAPVIDPLPGLHSVGLAVADHGKWWSQAYFAEVARRVDQVAVMSYDTAMPTQALYSGYLAQQTELAMEVTPREVDLLMGAPAFWADDPGHHGAAETVAAAVRGIRLGLTATDPTRPTFGIALYVDFAARPQDWTDYRQGWCPPE; this is encoded by the coding sequence ATGCGGGGGAAATGGCACGGATGGTCGTGGTGGACGCGTGGCGCGGTGATCGCGCTGATGTTGCTGGTGGTCCTGGCGACGCCGGTGGTCGTCGCGGTGGCCTATCTGCTGGGCAAGAACGTCGGCGAGCAGTCGGAGCAGGCGCGGTCCAGGGGTATGGACGCGTTCTGGCTCGGCCACGCCTGGGTCGACGGCCGCAAGACCGACGCCGATGTCGACCAGCTGGCGATCCTGCTGGCGGGCACCGGAATCCGGGATCTCTACGTGCACACCGGCCCGCTCGAACACGACGGGAGCCTGCGCGACGAGCTCGCGCCACGGGCGGCCTGGTTCGTCGGCGCGGTGCACGCGAAGCTGCCCGGCATCCGGGTGCAGTCCTGGCTCGGCGACGTTGTGCAGCCCGAATTCGACGGCCTCGACGTGGAATCGGTGGCCTCGCGTGAACGCGTGGTCGCCTCGGCACGGCGGGTCCTGGCCTACGGCTTCGACGGCGTGCACTACGACCTGGAACCGGTGCGCTCGGGTTCGCCCGGCTTCCTGGCCCTGCTCGACGCCACCAGGACGGTCACCGCGGCGGCCGGGGTTCGGCTGTCGGTGTCGGCGCCGGTGATCGATCCGCTGCCCGGCCTGCACTCGGTGGGCCTGGCCGTCGCCGATCACGGGAAATGGTGGAGCCAAGCGTATTTCGCCGAGGTCGCCCGCCGGGTCGACCAGGTGGCGGTGATGTCCTACGACACCGCCATGCCCACCCAGGCCCTCTACAGCGGCTACCTGGCCCAGCAGACCGAACTGGCCATGGAGGTCACCCCGCGCGAGGTCGACCTGCTCATGGGCGCCCCGGCCTTCTGGGCCGACGACCCCGGCCACCACGGCGCGGCCGAGACGGTCGCCGCCGCCGTCCGGGGCATCCGGCTCGGCCTCACCGCCACCGACCCCACCCGCCCCACCTTCGGCATCGCGCTCTACGTCGATTTCGCCGCCAGACCCCAGGACTGGACCGACTACCGCCAGGGCTGGTGCCCACCGGAGTGA
- a CDS encoding excalibur calcium-binding domain-containing protein: protein MKYAVTLGTAAIAALGFAIATPTVATAAPSGNCHQSYSPCLPIVSDVDCEGGSGNGPVYTGRVQVIGPDEYGLDRDGDGIGCE, encoded by the coding sequence ATGAAATACGCCGTCACCCTCGGGACCGCCGCCATCGCGGCACTCGGCTTCGCGATCGCGACACCGACCGTGGCCACCGCCGCACCGTCCGGCAACTGCCACCAGTCGTACTCCCCCTGCCTACCGATCGTCAGCGATGTCGACTGCGAGGGCGGCAGCGGCAACGGTCCGGTCTACACCGGGCGCGTCCAGGTGATCGGCCCGGACGAGTACGGGCTGGATCGCGACGGCGACGGCATCGGCTGCGAGTAG